ttaaaaaaattgttttgctaCCTCAATTTTCATCTTAGAGTATAAATGGCAAACATGTATCATTACATTTTCCATGTTTCATCCTAAGCTACTCTGTTtttcaggagagcagctcttAATGGCTGGAGAAGTCTTCACCATCAGGCCCTTGCAGTTGTATGCTGtcactcagcagctgctgcagggcaaaCCTACCTGTGCTAATGGAGATGCCAAAACAGATCTAGGGCATATTCTGGATTTCACTTGTAGACTCAAGTATCTAAAGGTGAGCTCAGTGTTAAATAGGTGTTTGTGCTGCCAGCCTTCAATCCTTGTTGTCCTCTAGCCAAGGTGTTTGCTGTGTGATGTGATCTTTTCAGCAGTGTCCTCTGTATAGATGCAGACACAGAATCTTGCTGGGTGCCAGTAGGGAtgagtaaagaaataaataatgacCTCTTCAaccttgttttctttgcaggCACTGTGGGTAAGCCAGTGTTTATGAGTACATGTGCATATGTGCATCTATATAAATCCCCCTTTCTCACTGTCTGACTGCAtctgaaagttaaaaataaaaccctaaaAAGCACCTCAGTTTCATCGGTGGCCCTGAATTTCTGGCTAAAATGCCATTACAGAATAAATGTAAAATGGTCTCAGAACAGATAGTTTTTGTCAGGAGACAATTTGGCGCTTGTTTCTACCCAATAAGTGAATTAGACTTTACCTGAGTAATTTTTAACACTGCTTGCTGTGACTCAAAAACTCATTTTAGCCCCTTTATTGCTATTATGAGGAGCTGCCTTTTAACTGTGTTGTATGttcaaagctgaaataaaatggtagaaaggaaagcaaaaccatggctgtgctggtgttcctGGGGCTCCTCAGTTGCCTTTGTCATAGTCTGTCTGTATGAAATTCTCTAAAGGGAGGATTTTCTGGCTGGAGAAGAGTTTATTGTTTAGAAAAATTGCCATCTGAGGAATTTCTAGCCCTTCTGAATGCTTGTGAGTGGGCACATTCAGAGCTTGTAAGacacaaaaccagagaaaaaccTTAAGAGTTTTCTCTCAAAATTCTATTCACAGCAAACATAAATGAAACCACCTGCTTTTTATGCTGCTGACATGCTCTGAGGCCAGAATCCCATGGCCATATGGAAATATCAGTTGCATTTTTATTGATGTGCCATCAGTGTAATGCTTGTTTTCTTCAAACACAGTTTGTCAGTGCCTTGTGGTGGAATTAAAGACAGTGCTGACTTGGAGGGTTCACAGGTTTCAAGgaatttgttttcagtgaaTGTAACTCTGATTTTCAGCTGAGAATGTAGCCATGGCCAGCCTTGCTTATGGTACTGCTCTTTGCATGCCCCATGTGCTACAGAATGCAAGCACAAGGTGGCACTTGTAGTTCAGTGCACTTAGCTGGAGCAACTagtatttgttttcctgaagaattAACCTGCAAATGTTATGAATCATTCCATATTTGAAAAATTGGTTGGAACTTGGCTGTCTTTCCAAGCCACTGCCCTTAGGCCATTGGCTGTGTAAGACTGGAATGTGAACAAGTTGGCTTGTGTGCACTAACTCAGTTCTTTAATGTCTTAAATGCCAGGTCACTGGAACAGGGGGACTTTTTGGAACCAGTAACATTCAGGAGCATCACTTGCCTTTTGATCTGTCTATTTTCAAATCACTTCATCAAATAGAGGTAAGGTCTGAGATACTGCTCATAAATTTGTAGGTGCTCTGCAAATGCCAGGCCTGCTGCATATATCTCAGAATTGGTggttctctgctttgctttgctgctggaatTGGGGAATGCAGAGTTTAGGAGGACTGTTTCATTtgtgaaataatgttttttcacAAGTTTTGGAAATAAGGACACAACATTTAAATTAGAAGAAGCTTGTACTGTGTGTGTTCATATTCACACAAAACCTATGCCTGAGCACTTTTCCACTGCCCTTAAGAACTAGCAAGTGGCTGTAGTAGAATCCCTTATTACAAAGAGctttttatttgggaaaaaataaagtagtcAAGTATTTGTGAAAATGTCCTGACATTACATTTGTTTGTGAAATTGCACTTTTGGGTGTAGTGCTGCTTGCTTGAtaatttgcagatttttttcattgctttgctTGCAATGTAAATACCAGAatttccagcagttttcagTGGGTGTTTTTTGAAATACCTTCTTGACCACTCCAGGTCTTTCCAGAGAGAGAATATTCACTTTTGTCACGCAGTCTGTATTCTGGACACTTTTGGTGGCTGCTGTACCTTTTACAGTACATGAATGCTATTGTCTCATTGATAGGAGACAGTTGTTGGTTGAGAGCTGAAGTGGATTTTTGAAGTCAATGATTTATTGTCGTTCTCATGTAGGAAAGAAACTACAATTGGCTGTAGACTGAGAGAGTCTAACACATTGTATtaaatttccccttttctgtGAGCATGAATGAGGGGGTAAAAAAGATTTTAGATCTGGAAGACTTTTGAAATTGTGTTTTTGTGAAAACACAATTTTGGCACTAGATGAACACTTTAATTCCAAAGTAAACACTGTCCAAAAATtaacagggaagaattttttcaagaATGGGAGGAGCTCTGTCAATTCAGTATGGTTTCCCTGATACACCAGCAAATGTGCCAGCTCTCATGGTCTCAGTGTGTGACTGTACACAGAGAAGGATATGCGCAGGCACTGTAGCAGGTTCTCAGTAATGTTGTTTCAAATTGagctacagaaaaagaaactttgtAATCTTAAACTTAGTCTGTGTAATTAGCTGTGTATAGCATTAAATTGTTAGATTAGTAGACTCACTTTctaagcatttcttttttcttatgaTGAAAAGGACATCTGATCATCTGATACCCAAATTAATGTGTCTGCAGGTAGAGCCATATAGCTTGAGATACCTCTCTTTTTGGTAACAGTAAAATGCTGTGACCTGTTAAATCAGCTGGGTAGTTTCACCTTGAATATGCGGGACAGATGGAAAGCTAGTGGAGAAGCTTTGTTTGAATATGTATTtgaatttcacttttctttagTTACATCTCTAATTTCTTGCTTTGGCTTTGCCAAGTGTCAGTATTTCTGACCTGATAATCACAGGAGGGATTTTAAGGGAGTGCTGTAACTACTTTGCAGATTGCTGTAGAATCTGCTGTTGAAGTTTTTAGCTGCCTCTTTTGTGACTTATTTGCCTGTCCTAACATTTCTGACTTtgtaatgtgattttttttaaacagatcaGTCATTGTGGGGGAAAGCTTATCAAGGGGTTGACTTCATCAAAACATGCTCTGGCCACACTGAGCGTTCGATTTTCAGCAACATCAATGAAGGTAAGAGCAGGTTCCTACTTCTGGTGAGAGTTCAAGGCACATGCAAAACCAACATGCATAATGGGGAAATAAATATCCATTGGAGTCCATGGAGTTTTCTGTACTGCCCATTGCAGgttctgtttttaaaaccatGGAACTCTAAGGGGTTTCTAACCTTACAGAAGGATAAGTTTCGGTGAAGAAAGTGTTTGGATGTGTTCCTTCCCAGGGACATTTTTCACGTTGCCTACATGAGATTGTTGGGATAGTTTCCAAAACCATTAGGTTTCCCTGAAGATGTAAGCCAAATATTGATGTCCTTCTCTTAAATAGGAAATCCTGGTGCCTGAGGCCTCTGAGTTTGATCAGTGGGAGCCAGAGGATGCACTGGACAATTCAAGTTGTCCAGTGACAGCAATTATCCCAACCTGGAGAACATTAACAACTTTAGATATGAGTCACAATAGCATCTCTGAAATTGATGATTCAGtggtaagaaatatttttcGTTTGTGGGAAAAAAGTATGACTTATCTGGCACAGCAAGGATTTTGGATTCACTCTACTACTTTTTCTGGAGAATCTTCAATTGCACTTTCTGTTGGTTATCTTCCCAAGCTAGTGCTTCGGAGATTTGTTCTAGAAgaactttatttcctttgctaAAGGAGAGTGGTTTTGTCATTTTGTGGTCTATAGGCAACATTTCCATGAATTCTCACTTTTTGAAACATACTTTTACTGTTTGCCTTGGCCATAGGAGCcaattaggtttttttttttaaagaaaaaacacctcatGGCTCAACTTTGAAGTTATCAAGGCTGAAGCATCCTGCATATTTAAAAACCTGTGACTTGCTGGCAGCTTTCTTGACATCAAAACAATATgaacagcatgaaaacaaaatttggaatattttgcCAGTACTttagaattttgttttgtaaatcagatattaggaaaaaaaatcacattcatCACAAGAACGTGGTAAAATATGAACATAGCTTTTTACTTAGGCTACTCTTGTGAAGCAGGAAATTGTTACCCGTGTAGCTCGACCAGACATCATGGACTTGGAGCATAATTATCTTATTCATGATTTTTTGTGATGTTGATTTTAGATGTTTCAGGTCTGTGTCCGGGTCTTAACTATAAGGAAAATCAATGCTGAGATTACAACCAAAATAATACAGATGCAAAACACTTATGTCAGAATTCAGCATCAAGTTCAGGGTTTGaaacttccaaaaataaaaggaattctgagttaaaatgcatttgctaCAAGTTTGTGTGACCTTGTCGTTTTTGGCTGGTGTAATCAGTAATCGACTTACTCTGGGTTTTAGTACTACTGTCGCTATCCACATTTGTGTGTAGCATAAATCCCCTGGTTTATCTGTTTGGTAAGACCAAAGCAGCATTAGTGAGTTTGATCTATAGTTAGTGGGGATAAACTAGGATAAATTATTTGTCTTCAGTAATAAACCAGGTTTCAGATTAAAACTTAATAGTGCCTCTCAGAGTAACCTGGTTTTCTTAAGAGGAGGAGTCAGCTCTTCTTTGCACCAAGTCACCCAGAATGTTTTCCTAATGCCAAAAGCTGGGGAGAGAGACTGCATTGGATGACACCTTTCCATTGCTTTTGTTGGTCATCAGATACTGAAGGAAGTGTGGCCTGACTTCAAACTAAAGTGCATTtaacatgtatttattttcccttctagaAATTAATTCCAAAGATTGAGTTCCTGGATTTAAGTCACAATGGAGTGTCTCTGGTAGAAAATCTACAGGTGAGTGATGCATTTGAAGGTGGTTTTATTACCCAGTTGCCCGAGACCttaaaacacagattttcatgTTTCAGAATTTTGTTGCTTACTTCATGGAGAATATTTAGCCCAaatagcttctttttttaacatcaaGGACtcttttaatgatatttttcttaGCTGCTCCtggatattttaatttcttagcCAATATTGATATACAACATTTAGTTCTTAATGAAATTCATTCTCTGCTAGCTGTATGTGTGAGTTGGTAAAAATACAGCAGAGGAAATTCCATTTCTACAAGCTTTAACCTTTGCAATGAAGAGTTTCATGCCATGTTTTTCGTGCTATGTATTGTCCAGCATAAAAAACACTCTTGCACAATAAAATGAGCCAGCCATTATATAGCATCTTTGTTAAGTTTTACTTGGTGTATGACAtgaattttctgtgctgttgtaGCATCTGTACAACCTTGTTCACCTGGACTTATCCTACAACAAACTTACGTCACTAGAAGGTGTTCACACAAAACTGGGAAACATCAAAACTCTGAATTTAGCAGGAAATCAGCTGGAAAGGCTGTCTGGCCTTAACAAACTGTACTCATTAGTCAACTTGGATCTGAGCAACAACAAAATAGAACAGGTAACTGCTGACTTTTGCTGTCAAAATGTGTGTTAGATCATGAGCCATTTCTTTTAGTGGATCAagctgcaaataaataaaagttgCTCGTAGTGGTTTTTCCTGGTTGTTGTATGTATGAAATCTATGCAAGAAATGCTCACTCTGTgtgctcattttcattttgccagTCTGTATTCATGCTTTTATTCAAATACTTTCAGATTGATGAAGTGAAAAATATCGGCAGCCTCCCGTGCTTGGAAAAGGTGATGTTATCCAGCAACCCCCTGAGCATCATCCCTGATTACCGGACCAAAGTCCTCGCTCAGTTTGGAGACAGAGCCTCAGAGGTgagccccagtgctgctcttcTAATCCTCTTTTCAGCCTGCTGAGGAGAGTGGTGCAGATGTTCTTAAAACCTGATGAGTTTTTAGTGTGCATTGGAGCAGGTGTTTGGAGAATAAAACCATGAGTGTTacccagctgtgctcctggaTCTAAATTACATTTCACCCTGCTCTCATTGGGTAACAAGCTGTTAATATTGAAACACTGTTGTGCTGGAAAGTGTTAAACTGGCCAAACCTTGCTGAGTTTGCCTTAAATTGACTTTAGCTCAAGGTCTAATGTGGTAATTGTAAATGTGTAATGGTTACAAAGATGCACGTAGTTTGCATTGAGCTATGGTAGTTTTTGATTATTCcattaataaaaaattgcagaatGCCTCATTTTCAATACTTTTAGAgatgttaactttttttttaggtttgtttgGATAACATTGTTACCACTGAAAAGGAACTAGATACAGTGGAAGTGCTAAAAGCTATTCAAAAAGCGAAGGAGGTGAAATACAAACTCAGCAACTCTGATAAAAAGGTGAGTCTGGTGCTGTGAGAGAAGTAGAATATGCAGTGTACAGAAGTTTACAAAATTGCTTCTACAAGTTAGATGTAAGCAGAATGCACTAGATTTTCCTTAGcattaaaatttttgttttgtattttaatgtggTATGAGCTTTAATGTTGCCTCTTTTTCCTATTTAGTTTTCAATGCAGTTTTGGTAGTTACCTGACCTTCCTTTTTGGGCTGGCTTGGGAGAGAGgaagtgggaggaaaagataaaatcacTTAATGATGTACATAGTGAATTCACAGTCGATCTTAACAGGCATATTTTGTATCTTATACAAGTATTGCAGAGCTGTGATTTTACTTCTTGCATTGCTGAGCATTGAAATTACTTCCCCAAACTCTCTTCCTGTGGGTAATCAGCAGTGGGAAAATCAGAAATCTGAATTCTCCTCGCCTTCCCTCGTAcctggctgtgtgctgtgtaGTTGGTTAGTCTTGGTTTGGAAGTCAACTTAGGGACAGAAGAGGTTCTGTCCCTACAATGTAGAAaccttgttttcattcttttgacTTGTGAAACTGCTTATTTTGTCAATACAGTGGTCAGAATGACTTCTCTAAAAGAATTCTTAGTGAAATTCCACCTTAGTGTGAAAATTGAGACTTAAAGTAATTGACCACCCCCACCAcccctccacaaaaaaaaaaaataaaagctggcaCTAACTTTCCTTTTACTAAAATTGAAAAAGCTTGTATAGACCTTATTTTAGTTCAGGATCTCATGTGTCCTGTGTATttaggttttttctttaattgctgCATACTTTCTTTGTTAGATCAGTGAGGACTCCAGGctcactgctgccagctccaaaTCAAACTGTTCTTCTCTTACTGTTcgtccttcctctccctctctgcctcgTCCTGTCAGCTCCAGCCAAGGTAATCATGTATGTATcgtgctgctgggctgagcctcTTGGTTCTGCTTTTCGAAGCTGCATTGATATACATGAATATTATGTGCATGGATTTAGGGCTTTAAAGACAAACACAAAGACCTGGTAGACTTGGCTTTGAAAGTGAAAGTTATATGGAATGTGACTCAGCAAAACTCACCTGTAGTTCCCATACCTGGAGTGAGAGTTTGGGTACAGAACTTTTTGCTGCACCATCCTGCAGAGGACTAGATGCCATTTCCAGGTTTAGAGTCATGCCTTAATGGAAAACTGTGGCATACAgagacatattttaaaattgcttctCCACCCATTCTTGATCTGGAGAATGCGAGCTCAAGAAGCATATGTTCCATTAGTGCTTTTTGTAAGAGCTGCATTTCTTTCACACCAGGAGGAAGATGgagaaaagagatgagaaagaCACCTGTTAGATTAGTGTTCTGGCTGAGTTGGTGATTTCAGCACATCTCTTGTGCTCTACAGTACCTGCTGACCTCACCTCAAGTTTTTTACTCTGTGTTTCAAATGAATGTGCCTGTTGTGTTAGAAACTTGGAAGAATGACTTAACTTTCCTCTTTAGCCCAAAGGACTCACTAATGTGAATATTCACTTGTAACtgagaaaaagagataaaaatacttcatgGTTTTGGCTTTTGTCTGATTGAAAAGTGCAGTGGAAAATGCATAGGGAGAGAAGACTTGGTACCCATTTAAAAGAGTAGGGATTATCTTCTCAATTTCTTGGAGTGGCACAGCTTCCTCTTACCATTAATCAGTGGATTGGTGGATAAGGGAGAGAAACATCCCTGAGGAGCTTGGTCTTTGGAAAAAGTCCATTGCTGTGACTTCTGCAGAATCAGCAGAGGTTTCTTAGTTCACTccaaaaaatgaaactgttctGACAGCATTTGATTAAGGGGCAGACACCTTGATACAGATTTAGTTGCTATTTATGTACTTTGCCTTTGTAGCCCTTCTAGATAatttttcatctgcagaaaaaaatgccagttttTCCAAAATCAAGTCAATGCTTGCTTTAAAACATTAAGCACTAGACAAACTGTCTCAGTCCTGTAACTATATAACAACCTGCAGTTTTATGCAGGACTTGCTGTAAAAATGCATGTCCGCAACCCCTGGGACTGTTCAAATTAGttatcaatatattttttctactACAGTAAATATTTAGGAGCAAAGGAATcttgggagaaaagaaagtgtGGGTCTTTCTAAAGGACTTAGGAGTTCTATAGAGTGGTATATGATTCAAGGTTTATTTACTGTAGTCCTTTTCCATAAGATTCCTTCAGTAGAATTTTGGGGAAGGCTTTTATAAATAATGGGAAAATGGGGACTCTGCAGGCTGTTTCTCAGCTTCAACAATAAAAATTTGCTACATATCTAACTATTTagagttgtttttaaaataccagttttgagcaatctatttttaaaaaatggaaatatgcTAAGCAATAAGTTTCACTGTTAGACCTTAAGTCGGGAATAATGGAATTAATTTCCTGATATGTTATTTCTATGaattgttttctctgcattttccagACGCCATCTGTTTCCGTAACATATTATTCATACTAAATGTCATTGGGAAATGGCTTAtggaaaaagat
This is a stretch of genomic DNA from Sylvia atricapilla isolate bSylAtr1 chromosome 11, bSylAtr1.pri, whole genome shotgun sequence. It encodes these proteins:
- the NISCH gene encoding nischarin isoform X6, which produces MEAAAGGEDGEEPPREARVLGSELVETYTVYIIQVSVGNHQWTVKHRYSDFHDLHEKLVSEKKIDKNLLPPKKIIGKNSKSLVEKRQKELEIYLQTLLLKFPVTAPKVLSHFLHFHLYEINGITAALAEELFHKGEQLLMAGEVFTIRPLQLYAVTQQLLQGKPTCANGDAKTDLGHILDFTCRLKYLKVTGTGGLFGTSNIQEHHLPFDLSIFKSLHQIEISHCGGKLIKGLTSSKHALATLSVRFSATSMKEILVPEASEFDQWEPEDALDNSSCPVTAIIPTWRTLTTLDMSHNSISEIDDSVKLIPKIEFLDLSHNGVSLVENLQHLYNLVHLDLSYNKLTSLEGVHTKLGNIKTLNLAGNQLERLSGLNKLYSLVNLDLSNNKIEQIDEVKNIGSLPCLEKVMLSSNPLSIIPDYRTKVLAQFGDRASEVCLDNIVTTEKELDTVEVLKAIQKAKEVKYKLSNSDKKISEDSRLTAASSKSNCSSLTVRPSSPSLPRPVSSSQEIICEETVLASSFLQSSGSTPTDHTVPQRCFEIPDSRYKIQAPASLLASCEEYGGGHDVCLESSEEEHCAVPDPGNTIILPFNFYASLI
- the NISCH gene encoding nischarin isoform X8; the protein is MEAAAGGEDGEEPPREARVLGSELVETYTVYIIQVSVGNHQWTVKHRYSDFHDLHEKLVSEKKIDKNLLPPKKIIGKNSKSLVEKRQKELEIYLQTLLLKFPVTAPKVLSHFLHFHLYEINGITAALAEELFHKGEQLLMAGEVFTIRPLQLYAVTQQLLQGKPTCANGDAKTDLGHILDFTCRLKYLKVTGTGGLFGTSNIQEHHLPFDLSIFKSLHQIEISHCGGKLIKGLTSSKHALATLSVRFSATSMKEILVPEASEFDQWEPEDALDNSSCPVTAIIPTWRTLTTLDMSHNSISEIDDSVKLIPKIEFLDLSHNGVSLVENLQHLYNLVHLDLSYNKLTSLEGVHTKLGNIKTLNLAGNQLERLSGLNKLYSLVNLDLSNNKIEQIDEVKNIGSLPCLEKVMLSSNPLSIIPDYRTKVLAQFGDRASEVCLDNIVTTEKELDTVEVLKAIQKAKEVKYKLSNSDKKISEDSRLTAASSKSNCSSLTVRPSSPSLPRPVSSSQEIICEETVLASSFLQSSGSTPTDHTVPQRCFEIPDSRYKIQFMQASSDTVILVPI
- the NISCH gene encoding nischarin isoform X7: MEAAAGGEDGEEPPREARVLGSELVETYTVYIIQVSVGNHQWTVKHRYSDFHDLHEKLVSEKKIDKNLLPPKKIIGKNSKSLVEKRQKELEIYLQTLLLKFPVTAPKVLSHFLHFHLYEINGITAALAEELFHKGEQLLMAGEVFTIRPLQLYAVTQQLLQGKPTCANGDAKTDLGHILDFTCRLKYLKVTGTGGLFGTSNIQEHHLPFDLSIFKSLHQIEISHCGGKLIKGLTSSKHALATLSVRFSATSMKEILVPEASEFDQWEPEDALDNSSCPVTAIIPTWRTLTTLDMSHNSISEIDDSVKLIPKIEFLDLSHNGVSLVENLQHLYNLVHLDLSYNKLTSLEGVHTKLGNIKTLNLAGNQLERLSGLNKLYSLVNLDLSNNKIEQIDEVKNIGSLPCLEKVMLSSNPLSIIPDYRTKVLAQFGDRASEVCLDNIVTTEKELDTVEVLKAIQKAKEVKYKLSNSDKKISEDSRLTAASSKSNCSSLTVRPSSPSLPRPVSSSQEIICEETVLASSFLQSSGSTPTDHTVPQRCFEIPDSRYKIQAPASLLASCEEYGGGHDV
- the NISCH gene encoding nischarin isoform X10, whose protein sequence is MEAAAGGEDGEEPPREARVLGSELVETYTVYIIQVSVGNHQWTVKHRYSDFHDLHEKLVSEKKIDKNLLPPKKIIGKNSKSLVEKRQKELEIYLQTLLLKFPVTAPKVLSHFLHFHLYEINGITAALAEELFHKGEQLLMAGEVFTIRPLQLYAVTQQLLQGKPTCANGDAKTDLGHILDFTCRLKYLKVTGTGGLFGTSNIQEHHLPFDLSIFKSLHQIEISHCGGKLIKGLTSSKHALATLSVRFSATSMKEILVPEASEFDQWEPEDALDNSSCPVTAIIPTWRTLTTLDMSHNSISEIDDSVKLIPKIEFLDLSHNGVSLVENLQHLYNLVHLDLSYNKLTSLEGVHTKLGNIKTLNLAGNQLERLSGLNKLYSLVNLDLSNNKIEQIDEVKNIGSLPCLEKVMLSSNPLSIIPDYRTKVLAQFGDRASEVCLDNIVTTEKELDTVEVLKAIQKAKEVKYKLSNSDKKISEDSRLTAASSKSNCSSLTVRPSSPSLPRPVSSSQGNHK
- the NISCH gene encoding nischarin isoform X9, whose translation is MEAAAGGEDGEEPPREARVLGSELVETYTVYIIQVSVGNHQWTVKHRYSDFHDLHEKLVSEKKIDKNLLPPKKIIGKNSKSLVEKRQKELEIYLQTLLLKFPVTAPKVLSHFLHFHLYEINGITAALAEELFHKGEQLLMAGEVFTIRPLQLYAVTQQLLQGKPTCANGDAKTDLGHILDFTCRLKYLKVTGTGGLFGTSNIQEHHLPFDLSIFKSLHQIEISHCGGKLIKGLTSSKHALATLSVRFSATSMKEILVPEASEFDQWEPEDALDNSSCPVTAIIPTWRTLTTLDMSHNSISEIDDSVKLIPKIEFLDLSHNGVSLVENLQHLYNLVHLDLSYNKLTSLEGVHTKLGNIKTLNLAGNQLERLSGLNKLYSLVNLDLSNNKIEQIDEVKNIGSLPCLEKVMLSSNPLSIIPDYRTKVLAQFGDRASEVCLDNIVTTEKELDTVEVLKAIQKAKEVKYKLSNSDKKISEDSRLTAASSKSNCSSLTVRPSSPSLPRPVSSSQEIICEETVLASSFLQSSGSTPTDHTVPQRCFEIPDSRYKIQFGEFRGRTLCSA